Genomic segment of Phycisphaerales bacterium:
TGGTTCCTTCCGGGCCGATTTGAGCGTCGCGGGTCGAACATCGCGGCGTGAATGCGAATTCCGGTCAACCGCGCGATGGGTTGACACTGGTTGACGGGTTGACAAGCAGAGGCGATCCCACGCTGCAAACGGCGATTCATGGACTTCGACCGCAGGTTCGGGTTGACAAGATGGCGCGATCGAGCGGCAATGGCGATGGAGCGGACTCTCTTCACACGTTGGAGGAAGTGGCATCTCACTTCGGTGTGAGTAAGCAGGCGGTGTCAAAGTGGCGCAAGCGCCATCCCGACTGCCCGCTCCGGGCGCAGGCGCCGTGGCCCGCCAAAGAGGTCGCCTCGTGGCATGCAAGAACCGTCGCCATGCGGCGCGCCGACTCCGGCTTGGACGCCGTTCCGTCGCAGTCGGTCAGGCCGCCGGTGGTCCCTTCAGCGGCCTTCGCATCATCGGTCTCCACCGGAACGACCGGGCCAATCGGCAACCTGACGGAAGAGATTCGCCAACTCCCCGCTGCTCATCGATTGCGGGCAATGCAGCATCTCGAGATGATCGAGCGCCTTCGGTTTGAGAGGCGGGTGCGCGAGGGCGAGTTCATCTCCGCTCCGGAGGTCAAAAAAGCCCTGACCGTCCGTGCCCGCGCCTTCCGCAAGGTCATGGAGTCCCTGTCCCGCGCGCTTGAGCACCACCCCGAACTCGATGATCTGGATCACCAGATTCGGAGAAGAGCCGCCGGCGTCGTCGACGCACTCGTCCAGGAGGCACTCGAGCATCTCGCCGCGGAGGCCGCGCGGGCCGCATCCATCGTCTGCGGGGAGGAGGTTCAGTCATGAAGCGGGTTACCCTCGACCGGCCGCCTGCGATCGAATGGACGCCCGAGGAGGCGCGGGAGTTCAAACCCACGGGCTCGCTCACATGCAGCCAGTGGGCCGAGCGGCACCGTTACCTAGATGATCGCCAGTCGGAGATCACCGGCCCGTGGCGCAACGCCAATGCCGCCTACCTCCGCGGCATCATGGATCTTGGGTTTCTGCCCGGGGTGCGCGAAATCACCATCGTCAAGGCGGCCCAGGTGGGGGTCAGTGAGGCGATGCGGAACGTGCTGGCGTACGTCGCCCACCACGACCCGAGTCCGAGCGGCCTGCTCCTCCCTGACAAGCTCAAGGGCGAGCAGATCGTGAACGATCGCATTCTGCCCATGTTCCGGGTCACCACGGTCCTGCAATCGCTGATGACCGAGCGCGCTCATGACGCGAAAAAGAGCCAACTGACGCTCGCCAATTCATTCACACTGTACTTGATGTGGTCAGGATCGGCTTCGAGCCTGGCCTCAAATCCGCTCCGCTTCGCGATCGCCGATGAGACGGACAAGTTCGTTCCATTCTCCGGGCGCGAGGCCGACCCGGTCTCTCTGCTGCGCAAGCGCCAGACGACCTTCATCGGGATGGGACGAGCCCGACTGTGGAAAGTGAGTACACCCACGACGGACCTGGGTGTGATATGGCGTGAACATCAGGCTGCGGACGTCCAGCTCTATTTCCTTGTGCCCTGCCCCAAATGCGACTCCAAGCAGCGGCTGATCTTCGAACAGGTGAAGTGGGAGATCCCCGCGGAGATCACCGACCCCGTCGAGAAGGCGAAATACGTCGAAGCCCATGGCGCTGAAGGAGTTGTCTGGTACGAGTGCCGCTCCTGCGGTCACCGACTCGATGAGGCCGCCAAACGAGTGGCGGTGGCTGCCGGCAAATGGGGAACGTGCAATCCCGATGGGCTCGCGAACGGCGAGGTCGAGGACGCCGAGTCCCTTCCCGGCTTCCGCCGCGGCACGCGGCTGTCGATGCACATTTCGGCTCTGTATTGCAAGTGGATCACCTTGGCGGATATCGCCGGCGAGTTCCTGCGCACGCAGTCGAGTCCAAGCGTTGGACCGCTCTTCGACTTCACCACCGGGACACTCGGCGAGGCGTTTGAGCAGCGGATCACCCGAATCGAGAATAACTCGTTCTCTGATCTCTCTGAGGCTGCGCAGCACGACGAGGGGGTCGTACCTCCATGGGCCGCGTCGCTCATTGCCGCCATTGATACGCAGCAGGATCACTTTTGGTGCGTTGTCCGCGCCTGGGGCCCGCAGATGCGGTCGCAGCGCATCTGGCATGGCCGGCTCGAGTCATTCGAGGAACTCGATCAGATCTGTACCACGCCCTTCAGAGTCGCTGGCGACATGTTCCCACCAATGACCGTCTGCGCGGGCGGAATCGCGGCGATCGACTCCGGCGGCACGACCGAGCGAGGGGCTCGCCTGAGTCGCACCCAAGAGGTGTACCGCTGGGCGATGGATCGAACGTCGTGGGTCCTGGTAGTGAAAGGCACTCGGCGACAGGTCGAGGGCCAGGGTTGGAAGCAGGGGCGAGGATATTACGACCTCGGCGGCGGTGCTGACAAGATCGAAGTCCGCCTGTGGCTGCTCGACGTAAACCGTGGTCAGGATGAACTTGTGGACTGGGTTCGTCGCAGTCGCGACGCCGATCCCGATAAGGCGATCTGGATGCTGAATCGCCGCAATGACCCCGTCTACAACCAGCACTTGTCGAACATGCACAAAATCGCGGTGCGTGAGGGCAACACCATGAAAGAGCGCTGGGTACCGATTCGGGCGGGCGCCCATATCGATCTCCGTGATTGCGAAGTCTATCAGATTTTCGCAGCGTACCTGCATCGAGTTCATCTGCTGCCCGATGTCGCGAGCTTCATTGAGCACAAGAAGCAGGCCATTGCGGCTGCGCAGCGACCGCGTCGGAAGGCGCGCCCGTTCACTATGCCTGATGGTCGACCCTACCTCGTTACAGAAAGGGGCGGATGGTGACTACCACACAACGACGTCGAAAGGGTCGGGACACGCCGGAAGAAGCGCGCACTCCGCCTTCGAGGCGGCCATTGCGGCTTGAGTGGGTCGAGGCAGGTTCGCTCGCCGAGAACCCTCGGAATTGGCGCCGACACCCAGAAGGTCAAGTTGCTGCGCTCAAGCACATGCTCGCCGATCCGTCGGTAGGGTGGGCGGGGGCGCTGCTGTTCAATGAACAGACCGGACGGCTCATCGATGGCCATGCTCGCCGCAACGTCGTCGATCCAAGGTCGCTCGTACCCGTACTCGTGGGATCCTGGACAGAGCAGGCGGAACGAAAGATCCTGCTCTCGCTCGATCCAATCTCGAGCATGGCCCAGGCAGATGCAGCCGTGTTGAGAGCTCTGATCGAAGAGGTCGATCTGAGCGGCCATGACATTGAACTCGCGGGACTGGTTGCGGCACTGGAGGGAATGGTCGATCATGCCTTGACTATCGAGGCAGCGGCGTTGGAATTGCAACAGGGGCTCACCGATCCGGATGCGATCCCCGAACCGCCCGATGAGCCGATCACGAAGCGCGGCGATTTGTGGATTCTCGGTGAGCACCGGTTGCTGTGTGGCGACTCCGCAAGCGCGACCGATGTCGATCGACTGCTCGATGGTCAGCCGATTCACCTGGTCAACACGGACCCGCCGTACAACGTGAAGGTCGAGCCGCGATCGAACAACGCGATCGCCGCCGGCAACTCGTCGTTCCCCGAGGCGAAGAAGAAGCGCACGCATCATCAGTCGTTTGACGTGGCCCGCCAGGGCGAGAAGAAGCGGACGACGAAGAAGATGCGGGCCAAGGACCGGCCGCTCGCCAACGACTTTATGACCGACGAAGCGTTCGACGAGATGCTCGATGCGTGGTTCGGCAACATGGCTCGCGTGCTCATTCCCGGCGGCGGCTTCTACATCTGGGGCGGATACGCGAACCTTGGGAACTACCCCGGCCCGCTCAAGCGCGCAGGGTTGTACTTCAGCCAAGGGATTGTGTGGGATAAACAGCACCCGGTCCTCACACGCAAAGACTACATGGGCGCGTTTGAGATCGCGTTCTACGGATGGCGAGAAGGCGCCGCGCACCGCTTCTTCGGCCCGAACAACGCCACCGACCTCTGGCACGTCAAGAAGGTCAACCCAGCGTCGATGGTGCACTTGACTGAAAAGCCCGTCGAGTTGGCGGTTCGGGCCCTGCAATACTCTTCGCACGCCGGCGAGAACGTGCTCGATCTGTTCGGCGGATCGGGTTCCAGTCTCATTGCCGCCGAGCAGACGCAGCGCCGCGCGTTCCTGATGGAACTCGATCCGGCGTATTGCGACGTGATCGTGCAGAGATACGAGCAATTCACGGGGAAGAAGGCAGAGCGAGCCTAGATGCCTGAGCAGAAACTACACCATGAACTTCTCGAACACCGGAACCATTTCTTCAGCGATGTGACGGTGAGTTGCCCGAAGAAAGTGGCGCGCGGTCTTGGGCCCGGTCCGGTACGGCGCATCGAACGCCACGTCAAGATCGAACGATGGCTCGAAATTGGCGACTCCATCGGGTCCAGCAATAAGGAACGCAATTTCATCACCATCTCTGAGTCCCGTCAGATCGTTCGTACCGAGACACCGCACGAGCATACTTCCTCTGATGCCGACACCCATCCGCCTGACAGCGGCCCCCAGCAGCGTAGGAAGTCGATGCTTGTCTTGATTCCAAAGGCCATTGAGGCGATAGAGCAGCGCGGGGTCGCCCGCAGGGCAATTGAAGATCTGCTGACGTTCAATCCACTGCTGGAGTTCCGGAGGCAGTCGCTTGATCGTCCTCGCACCGTTCTGCCGGAAGGAGGTCGCGTTTGGCGCAAACGGCAGGCAGATCCGTTCGCTGGCGCCGTGCAACCGTCCGCACGCCCAAACGAGGTTGTCCGCTGCCGACCGAAGGTTGTGTACGGCATCGGCAGCCATGAATCTCAGATCAATAGGGGCGTCGCGACGGACTTGAAACCGGT
This window contains:
- a CDS encoding phage terminase large subunit family protein, which translates into the protein MKRVTLDRPPAIEWTPEEAREFKPTGSLTCSQWAERHRYLDDRQSEITGPWRNANAAYLRGIMDLGFLPGVREITIVKAAQVGVSEAMRNVLAYVAHHDPSPSGLLLPDKLKGEQIVNDRILPMFRVTTVLQSLMTERAHDAKKSQLTLANSFTLYLMWSGSASSLASNPLRFAIADETDKFVPFSGREADPVSLLRKRQTTFIGMGRARLWKVSTPTTDLGVIWREHQAADVQLYFLVPCPKCDSKQRLIFEQVKWEIPAEITDPVEKAKYVEAHGAEGVVWYECRSCGHRLDEAAKRVAVAAGKWGTCNPDGLANGEVEDAESLPGFRRGTRLSMHISALYCKWITLADIAGEFLRTQSSPSVGPLFDFTTGTLGEAFEQRITRIENNSFSDLSEAAQHDEGVVPPWAASLIAAIDTQQDHFWCVVRAWGPQMRSQRIWHGRLESFEELDQICTTPFRVAGDMFPPMTVCAGGIAAIDSGGTTERGARLSRTQEVYRWAMDRTSWVLVVKGTRRQVEGQGWKQGRGYYDLGGGADKIEVRLWLLDVNRGQDELVDWVRRSRDADPDKAIWMLNRRNDPVYNQHLSNMHKIAVREGNTMKERWVPIRAGAHIDLRDCEVYQIFAAYLHRVHLLPDVASFIEHKKQAIAAAQRPRRKARPFTMPDGRPYLVTERGGW
- a CDS encoding site-specific DNA-methyltransferase; the protein is MLADPSVGWAGALLFNEQTGRLIDGHARRNVVDPRSLVPVLVGSWTEQAERKILLSLDPISSMAQADAAVLRALIEEVDLSGHDIELAGLVAALEGMVDHALTIEAAALELQQGLTDPDAIPEPPDEPITKRGDLWILGEHRLLCGDSASATDVDRLLDGQPIHLVNTDPPYNVKVEPRSNNAIAAGNSSFPEAKKKRTHHQSFDVARQGEKKRTTKKMRAKDRPLANDFMTDEAFDEMLDAWFGNMARVLIPGGGFYIWGGYANLGNYPGPLKRAGLYFSQGIVWDKQHPVLTRKDYMGAFEIAFYGWREGAAHRFFGPNNATDLWHVKKVNPASMVHLTEKPVELAVRALQYSSHAGENVLDLFGGSGSSLIAAEQTQRRAFLMELDPAYCDVIVQRYEQFTGKKAERA